A stretch of DNA from Desulfovibrio sp. Huiquan2017:
GCCGAGGTCTCGGTCAAGCGGCCCAAGGCCAAACCCCTGTCCGCGCATTCTGCTCCGTCCGATGCGCCCAAGGCCGTTCCCCCGGCTTCCCCTTCCGCGCCTCAAGACGCGGGCGGGATGGATCTGGACATGGACGGCGACGAGTTCGAGAAATTCTAACGGCCCTTCCGGCCCGAGGCCCGCGTCCTCCCTCCTAGGCGCGGGCCTTGTTTTTTGCCCAAAAAAGGTTAGAACCTCCCCGAAAGGAGATATCTATGGGTAAGACGCTGCTGTTCGACGCGGGCAACACCAACACCAAACTCTGCCTGGCCGACGACCAGGGACTCAACGAGAGTTACACCCTTCCCACCCGCCCGGCCAACACCGACGACGACTGGGGCCTCAAGATCGAATCCATCCTTCTGCGCGAAGGCGTGGACCCCACGGACATCGAGGCATGCGTCATCTCCTCCGTGGTCCCCCCGCTGGACCCGCTCATCCGCAGCATGGCCGCCCGGTTCCTGGAATGTGACTGCCTGTTCGCGGGCCGCGACCTCCCCCTGGACATAGACAACGAATACGTCCATCCCGAACAGGTGGGCGCGGACGTGCTTGTGGGCTGCTATTCCGCGCGCATGACCTACGACGAGAAAAACATCATCGTCGTGGATTTCGGCACGGCCACCACCTGCGCCTGCATCCAGGGCAACGCCTTCAAGGGCGGCCTCATCTGCCCGGGGCTGCTTTCCTCGGCTTCGGTTCTGGCTTCGGGCACCGCCAAGCTCCCCAAGGTCGATCTCACGGTCAAAAGCAGCACCCTTCACTGGGGACAAAGTACGGCGGAGTGCCTTAATCAAGGGTTTGTTTTCGGCTTCGCGTCCATGATCGACGGCCTGGTCGAAAAACTCTCCGCACAGATCGAGGACCCCTTCGTGGTCGCCACCGGCGGCCTCGCCCCGACCATCGCCCAGCTCTCCGGGACCATCAGGGAATTGCGCCCGGACCTCGTCATGGAAGGGCTGTGGATGGCCTATTACAACAGATAGCCGGGTTCCTCCGGCGGCAGGGGCGCTGTCCTGAATGGGTTGCGCCGGTTGCCCCACGTTGTTCAGCGGCGTTTCAAGCCCGAGGGAACCGGACTTCTTTTCTTAAAAGAGTAAGACTCGCCATGTGAGACAAAAAAAACGGCGTGCTCCCTTTCGCAGGGAAGCACGCCGTTTTTTCTGTCTGAAATCATCCGCAGACACGGCGGAAGGCGTTTCCGGTAGAGCCTCCCGTCGTCGCACGCCCCTCGCGGAGCGACCCAAGAAGTTTTGGAGATTCTTAAGAACCTTTTTCAAAAGGTTCTTAAGCCGCCGGAGGCATTCGTCCGTCCGCTAGCTCCGTACTTTTTCCAGGAAGGCCGTGGTGGAATAGCCTTCGAGCAGGGGCAGGCTGAGGACCCGTCCGCCCGCCTTGGCGACGACGTCGTTGCCGACGATCTGGTCCACGGGCCAGTCGCCTCCTTTGACGAGGATTTGCGGGCGGCAGGCCTTGATGAGTTCAAGCGGGGTGGATTCGTGAAAGATGACGATGAAATCCACGCAGGCGAGTCCCGCGAGGACGAAGGCGCGCTCCTCGGCGGTGTTGAGGGGCCGGTCGTCGCCTTTGCCGAGCATCTTGACCGACTCGTCGGAGTTCAGCCCGAGGATGAGCGCGTCGCCCAGGGCACGGGCGCGTTGCAGCAGATCCACATGCCCGGGGTGGAGGACGTCGAAGCAGCCGTTGGTGAAGACGAGCCGGTGTCCGGGCGCGAAGTCCGCCTTCCGTTTGAGGAAGGTGCGGATGGACATCAACTTGGGATTGTCGGGCAGGGCCATGTTACATTCCTTCGGGCCGGACGCCTTTGCGGCGCAGGGGCACGTTTTTGGGTTTGAGTTTGGCGGTGTCCTGGAAGAGCACGAGTTCGAACCAGTCCATGGCGAAGGACAGGGCCACGTTTTCGTTGGTCAGGATGGCTTGCTGCCGTTTTTCGTCCACCTCGACGCGTTCGAAGAGCCGCATCTTCTGGATGAACTCCTGAAACTCGTCGATCTTGTAGAAGGCGAGAATGGCCATCTGGCTGAGCTTGTCGGAGATGGGCCGGCCGAGCTGGCGGGTGCGCGAGAGGATGTTCATGTATCGGTCGTTGAAGGCGGTGTAGTCCTTGAAGCCCTGATCTTCCTTCCAGGCCTCGCCGGTCCATTCGTCCTTTTCGAGAAAGCCTTTGCAGTGGTCTTCCTTGACGATGAAAAACTGTTCGAGCACGCCACCCTTGCCGTCGGGGCGGGTGGCTCGGCCGAGCGGATACATGCGGCACGCGCCGGGCCGGTCGGCGTAGATACGGCATCCCTCGTGGGAGACGAAGGCGCAGGAACGCCGGGCGTCGTCGAGCATCTTGAACTTGAACACCGGGAAGTTGGTGTCCGGCGTGTGGAAGCTCTGGGTGTGAACGCGCAGAAAGTCGAGAGAGGACATGCCCAGGGCGGCGCGCATGCGCAGGATGTCGTAGGGGGTCAGAACCATGTCCAGGTCCGAGCAGCAGGCGTTGAAGCACTCGATGCCGGGGTAGCATTTGAAACAGTATGTCTTGCCCGCTTCCAGTTCCGGAAGCGAATCCAGAAATTCCTTGGTCTCGTCTTCTTGCATGGTGTTTCTCCGGGGTATTCTTCCCTTTTTGCCCGCTGGTGGGCGGCGAGCGTGAGTCCTCCTATCACTTGAGGGGGGGAAAGGCAAAGGCTGGCGCGGC
This window harbors:
- a CDS encoding type III pantothenate kinase yields the protein MGKTLLFDAGNTNTKLCLADDQGLNESYTLPTRPANTDDDWGLKIESILLREGVDPTDIEACVISSVVPPLDPLIRSMAARFLECDCLFAGRDLPLDIDNEYVHPEQVGADVLVGCYSARMTYDEKNIIVVDFGTATTCACIQGNAFKGGLICPGLLSSASVLASGTAKLPKVDLTVKSSTLHWGQSTAECLNQGFVFGFASMIDGLVEKLSAQIEDPFVVATGGLAPTIAQLSGTIRELRPDLVMEGLWMAYYNR
- the rfaE2 gene encoding D-glycero-beta-D-manno-heptose 1-phosphate adenylyltransferase, with protein sequence MALPDNPKLMSIRTFLKRKADFAPGHRLVFTNGCFDVLHPGHVDLLQRARALGDALILGLNSDESVKMLGKGDDRPLNTAEERAFVLAGLACVDFIVIFHESTPLELIKACRPQILVKGGDWPVDQIVGNDVVAKAGGRVLSLPLLEGYSTTAFLEKVRS
- a CDS encoding YkgJ family cysteine cluster protein, encoding MQEDETKEFLDSLPELEAGKTYCFKCYPGIECFNACCSDLDMVLTPYDILRMRAALGMSSLDFLRVHTQSFHTPDTNFPVFKFKMLDDARRSCAFVSHEGCRIYADRPGACRMYPLGRATRPDGKGGVLEQFFIVKEDHCKGFLEKDEWTGEAWKEDQGFKDYTAFNDRYMNILSRTRQLGRPISDKLSQMAILAFYKIDEFQEFIQKMRLFERVEVDEKRQQAILTNENVALSFAMDWFELVLFQDTAKLKPKNVPLRRKGVRPEGM